The DNA region TTATATTTAGAATCCATAACGACTTCTCCACCCTGCATCAATTTGTTGCTATTTTCTGAAACATAGGCCTCAAAATCGAATAGATCAATATAATCTTCAGTTACAAAAACCCCAACGAGCTTATCCTCTTCCCTTGTATTACCTGCTTCTGCTACCGCCAATTGACATCCGGATAATAGCACCGATATCATGCATAACATCACTAGACTGCCCATTATCTTCTTATGCATCCTCATCATCCTCCTCCATTCTGCCGTCAAATTTCAATATATCCCCCAATTCACAGTCCAAATAATAACAGATTTTATTCATTGTATTGAACCTTATGCCTTTTGCCTTGCCACTACGCAATATAGATAAGTTTGCCTCTGTAATATTAATCAAAGAGCACAGTTCTTTTGATGTCATATTTTTTTCCTTCAATATTTCTGTTAAGTGCACCCTAATTGCCATATCTGCCTCCTACACAAACAAATCCATCTCTTCTTTGATTTTTGAGCTGTGTGCAAAATACTTTGCAAGCAACATGGTCATGATGACAATTAAAATAGATGTAAGGGGTATATCAATATGATAATTGCTATGAATCAGCTTAGCACCTGCTATCAATTGCAGTAAGTTTATAAAAATAGATGCAATCACCGTTACGATAATGGCTTGTCGACATTTACTTACGAGTTGAACGGCCTTATCCACAACGCTTTGGCTATATCTTTCAGTCTTCAATGCCTGCACCAAGTCATAACCTGCTAAAATAATGCGTATTTGATAAAATAACGGAATCATTTTAATGATCGATCTTAATAAAATAAAATAATGTGTAAGTGAAAAATCAATGCCGGCCATAGTATTCGCCGCCTCAACCGCTTTCATTTCTCCCATAATATCAAATGGCAATGCAAAGGTTAATGCAAGCACTGAAATACCTGCGAATGTAATAAGCATAACTTCAAGGTCAATGAGTAGTCTATCTGTCATGCCTGTTTGGATTCTTCGAAGCAGACGCATAATTATATACCCTATTAACACAATATATACTACGCTTGAAACGCCTATTTTCCACGAACCTTTTAGAGTGGAAGGTGCTAAGATACCTTCTGCAAAACCAGGGTTGATCATATAATACATACCAAAAAATAATAGAACACTTAGCAGTAATAGTAATAGATCCTCACTCTTTTGGATGCCTTTTCGTATTCTTATACTTAGTAAAATAAGTGGTGCCAAACAAAACAACACATAAGCCACCCAAGCTATAACATTGCCAAAGGGACTATTTAATGACAGTATTCTAAGAAAATAACCCATTTGTACAAATGGAAAAGAAATGATACTGTCGTAACCAATCGCTTGATCTTTCATCAGAAAAAAAGCAATGATACAAATAAATCCTTCTCCTATCAAGACACTTACCAATCTTTTTTTATCCATATCCATCTCCCTTTATTATTGTTTTACAATAATCACAAGATTATTATATCACTCAAATTATTGTTTTTCAATAATTTAATTAAAAAAACCAATACTTTATAATCTATAAAGTATTGACCTTTTTCTTTGATTTTCTATATTAT from Petrocella atlantisensis includes:
- a CDS encoding helix-turn-helix domain-containing protein, encoding MAIRVHLTEILKEKNMTSKELCSLINITEANLSILRSGKAKGIRFNTMNKICYYLDCELGDILKFDGRMEEDDEDA